The Trinickia acidisoli genome includes a window with the following:
- a CDS encoding DUF932 domain-containing protein translates to MHLVQTMAYVGAEPWHGLGNKLTPNQPIELWAERAGMNWRIEEAEVRFVAAGNRSLGSIHAFPEQKVLYRSDTKAPLSVVSARYQVVQPSEILEFYRDLTEVGGFQLETAGVLKDGKKLWALARTGQGATLKGKDQIDGYLLLATACDGTLATTAQFCSVRVVCNNTMQIALGDSTGAVKVPHRSQFDAQAIKRQLGIAISSWDAFMARTKALAERKMSDSSAETFLRRVLTYSTPNLADRDALAVNERAIKAVGQLYAGRGKGADLASASGTAWGLLNAVTEYVDHHRRARSDDHRRDAAWFGQGASIKQKAWDEALKLVV, encoded by the coding sequence ATGCATCTCGTTCAAACGATGGCCTATGTCGGCGCCGAACCGTGGCACGGCCTCGGCAATAAGCTCACCCCGAACCAGCCGATCGAACTGTGGGCCGAACGCGCTGGCATGAACTGGCGCATCGAAGAAGCCGAAGTCCGTTTCGTCGCCGCCGGCAATCGGAGCCTCGGCTCGATCCACGCATTTCCCGAACAGAAAGTCCTTTATCGCTCGGACACCAAGGCGCCACTGTCGGTCGTCTCCGCTCGGTATCAGGTCGTGCAACCCTCGGAGATCTTGGAGTTCTACCGCGATCTCACAGAGGTGGGGGGCTTTCAGCTCGAAACCGCAGGTGTCCTGAAAGACGGCAAAAAACTGTGGGCGCTTGCCCGTACCGGGCAGGGTGCGACGCTCAAGGGTAAAGATCAGATCGACGGCTACCTTCTGTTGGCGACGGCCTGCGACGGCACTCTGGCGACCACGGCGCAGTTCTGCAGCGTGCGCGTGGTCTGCAACAACACGATGCAAATCGCGCTCGGCGATAGCACCGGCGCGGTCAAGGTCCCGCACCGCTCTCAGTTCGATGCCCAAGCCATCAAGCGCCAGCTCGGCATCGCGATTTCGTCGTGGGACGCCTTTATGGCAAGAACCAAAGCACTTGCGGAACGAAAGATGTCGGACTCGTCTGCCGAAACATTTCTGCGCCGCGTGCTCACCTACTCTACGCCCAACCTCGCCGACCGCGATGCACTCGCCGTCAATGAACGCGCGATCAAGGCCGTGGGCCAGCTGTATGCCGGACGTGGCAAGGGTGCCGATCTGGCGTCGGCGAGCGGCACCGCGTGGGGACTGCTGAACGCAGTAACGGAATACGTCGATCACCACCGCCGGGCGCGCAGCGACGATCACAGACGCGACGCCGCTTGGTTCGGTCAAGGCGCATCCATCAAGCAAAAAGCATGGGACGAAGCACTCAAGCTTGTCGTGTGA
- a CDS encoding RNA polymerase sigma factor — translation MARPLRKLTRDGAPYVRREAVEAQITELERLHPDELLARCNLWPKTVPGFVPNEALLHFVRIADAASARREPLFRALMRRVQRALPKPDSRDGKTTDLSRMAIRDRVRDGFVDQMLADLTEYNEQLDYYEVNFNQALAFDRLDASRQVWTEENRSAELEDDDQEISAEVEQSVERYDPFDADELDKKDYRRLLDGAIDTLPPIQKRIVEMLRLEIPIDSGDPETLTISKTLGKAEKTIRNQRDRAFATLRRRLERKEEVR, via the coding sequence ATGGCACGGCCATTACGCAAACTAACGAGGGACGGGGCGCCCTATGTGCGGCGCGAGGCCGTTGAGGCACAAATCACAGAACTCGAGCGGCTGCATCCTGACGAGTTGCTGGCGCGCTGCAATCTTTGGCCGAAGACAGTTCCTGGTTTTGTCCCGAATGAAGCGCTTCTTCACTTTGTGCGGATCGCCGATGCGGCGAGTGCCCGTCGCGAACCTCTGTTTCGGGCACTGATGCGTCGCGTGCAACGCGCTCTACCAAAGCCCGACAGCCGCGACGGCAAGACGACTGATCTAAGCCGCATGGCCATCCGAGACCGGGTGCGGGATGGCTTTGTTGATCAAATGCTTGCGGATCTCACGGAGTACAACGAGCAGCTCGACTACTACGAGGTAAATTTCAACCAAGCGTTGGCATTCGATCGCCTTGACGCAAGTCGCCAAGTCTGGACCGAGGAGAATCGGTCGGCAGAACTGGAGGACGATGACCAAGAGATTTCCGCTGAGGTTGAACAATCGGTGGAGCGCTATGATCCGTTCGATGCGGACGAGCTTGACAAAAAAGATTACCGGCGACTACTGGACGGCGCGATTGATACGTTACCGCCCATTCAGAAAAGAATCGTTGAGATGCTACGCCTAGAGATTCCCATTGATTCGGGCGACCCGGAAACGCTTACGATCAGTAAGACGCTTGGCAAGGCGGAAAAGACCATCCGCAATCAACGCGATCGTGCTTTCGCCACGCTGCGGCGACGCCTTGAGCGAAAGGAGGAAGTGCGATGA